The Streptomyces luteogriseus genome includes a window with the following:
- a CDS encoding GatB/YqeY domain-containing protein, translated as MTTLKSKLQEDLNVAIKERDELRSSTLRLTLAAITKEEVAGKEKRELSDDEVQKVITREAKKRREAADAFAQGGRAEQAEREKAEGEVLATYLPQQLSDEQLQEIVAQAVEEAKAAGAEGPRAMGAVMKIVNPKVAGQAEGGRVAAAVKKLLAG; from the coding sequence ATGACCACGCTCAAGTCGAAGCTGCAGGAAGACCTCAACGTTGCGATCAAGGAGCGCGACGAGCTGCGCTCCTCGACGCTCCGGCTGACGCTCGCCGCGATCACCAAGGAGGAGGTCGCGGGCAAGGAGAAGCGCGAGCTCTCCGACGACGAGGTGCAGAAGGTGATCACCCGGGAGGCGAAGAAGCGGCGTGAGGCGGCCGACGCCTTCGCGCAGGGTGGTCGTGCCGAGCAGGCCGAGCGGGAGAAGGCGGAGGGCGAGGTCCTCGCCACGTATCTGCCGCAGCAGCTGTCGGACGAGCAGCTCCAGGAGATCGTCGCCCAGGCCGTCGAGGAGGCGAAGGCGGCCGGTGCGGAGGGGCCGCGGGCCATGGGTGCGGTCATGAAGATCGTGAACCCGAAGGTGGCCGGGCAGGCCGAGGGTGGCCGCGTCGCCGCCGCGGTGAAGAAGCTGCTGGCCGGCTGA